From a region of the Actinomadura luzonensis genome:
- the bla gene encoding class A beta-lactamase — MRHNRARHLATALAACLLAGGALGTGTGTASAATTTVTAVPAAVPAAAPAAVPAGQALVTKELRALEAAYKGRIGAYAIDTGTGRTVGYRAGERFPLLSTFKAMACAAALHKARTAEPGLMDKVVKWTEDDLVANSPTTEKHVADGLTVAQLCEAAITLSDNTAGNMILKQIGGPAGLTRYFRSLKDPVSRLDRWETELNDWTAKDRRDTTTPAAISRDLRRVTAGDALTAKDRERLTAWLLATRTGDERIRAGLPKTWTIGDKTGTNPEIGGANDIAVVWPAKGAAPVVLAVYTTRSTPSVDNTVIAKTATVLARGLGKL, encoded by the coding sequence ATGCGACACAACCGCGCCCGCCACCTCGCGACCGCCCTGGCGGCCTGCCTCCTCGCTGGAGGCGCCCTGGGCACGGGAACGGGCACGGCCTCGGCCGCCACGACGACGGTCACCGCCGTGCCCGCCGCCGTGCCCGCCGCTGCGCCCGCCGCCGTGCCCGCCGGCCAGGCTCTGGTGACGAAGGAGCTCCGCGCGCTGGAGGCGGCCTACAAGGGGCGGATCGGCGCGTACGCGATCGACACCGGCACCGGCCGGACGGTCGGCTACCGGGCGGGCGAGCGGTTCCCGCTGCTGTCCACGTTCAAGGCGATGGCCTGCGCCGCCGCGCTGCACAAGGCCCGCACAGCCGAGCCCGGCCTCATGGACAAGGTCGTCAAGTGGACCGAGGACGACCTGGTGGCCAACTCGCCGACGACCGAGAAGCACGTCGCGGACGGCCTGACCGTCGCCCAGCTCTGCGAGGCGGCCATCACGCTCAGCGACAACACCGCGGGCAACATGATCCTGAAGCAGATCGGCGGACCGGCCGGCCTCACCCGCTACTTCCGCTCGCTGAAGGATCCGGTCTCCCGCCTGGACCGCTGGGAGACCGAGCTCAACGACTGGACGGCGAAGGACCGGCGCGACACCACCACGCCCGCCGCCATCTCCCGCGACCTGCGCCGGGTCACCGCCGGCGACGCGCTGACGGCCAAGGACCGCGAACGGCTCACCGCCTGGCTGCTGGCCACGCGGACGGGCGACGAGCGCATCCGCGCCGGCCTGCCCAAGACCTGGACGATCGGCGACAAGACCGGCACCAACCCCGAGATCGGCGGCGCCAACGACATCGCCGTCGTGTGGCCGGCCAAGGGCGCGGCGCCCGTCGTCCTGGCCGTCTACACCACCCGCTCGACCCCGTCCGTGGACAACACGGTGATCGCGAAGACCGCCACCGTCCTGGCCCGCGGGCTCGGCAAGCTCTGA
- a CDS encoding transglycosylase domain-containing protein: MARRGTKIVRLAAAGAAAGVLVAGIAVPAVGGAGFGLVAAAGEVDLKPVDLVEPPPAEVTIVQDAEGGEIARFYEEYREVVGFDDIAEVMKTAIVAIEDYRFYQHGAIDLEGTLRALATNLRAGEVAQGGSSITQQYVKQVLLNSAGTDEERDAALEASYARKLNELRYAMGVEEKYTKDQILEKYLNIAYFGAGAYGVEAAARRFFGVPAAELTLPQAATLAGAVQDPNATDPNLGKEHRQRLLHRRDVVLDRMAELGKITQAAAGQAKKAKLGYKGTKLPGGCESSKYPYFCLYVRHEILGNPDFGRTAKERLATLNRGGLTIRTTLDPARQAAADRAIRRYVHASDHPVAAEALVRPGTGAIQAMAASRPYGNGEERGEISYNLVADAAHGGGIGFQAGSTFKTFTLISAFKQGMKVDDGFTVSAGYRAPGYSTFKNCAGENIGDPTHTVTNDEGSPGWKTLRTGTWGSVNTFFMELERRVGLCETVTTAKSLGIRRADGRKLREYETFTLGINEMDPVTVAAAYAAIAARGSYCAPMAITRITDRDGDTTRYRPKCRQALEPAVADATADVLSGVFTRGTMRDVGGIGRDAAGKTGTTDDYATAWFAGFTPDLAAAVSIGDPRGSQRHKLVGVTIGGRYYGVVAGASLPGPIWKDTMIGALKGVPASSFTPIDPSRFGGCTTHCRPTPTDSQTPRPDPEPGDNGRPTGLDDTPDPGPDTAGTTGSEGAPDGR; this comes from the coding sequence ATGGCACGCCGGGGGACGAAGATCGTGCGGCTCGCCGCCGCGGGGGCGGCGGCGGGCGTGCTCGTGGCCGGGATCGCGGTCCCGGCCGTCGGGGGCGCCGGGTTCGGGCTGGTCGCGGCGGCCGGTGAGGTGGACCTCAAACCGGTCGACCTGGTGGAGCCGCCGCCGGCCGAGGTCACGATCGTGCAGGACGCCGAGGGCGGCGAGATCGCCCGCTTCTACGAGGAGTACCGCGAGGTGGTCGGCTTCGACGACATCGCGGAGGTCATGAAGACCGCGATCGTGGCCATCGAGGACTACCGCTTCTACCAGCACGGCGCGATCGACCTCGAGGGCACGCTGCGCGCGCTCGCCACGAACCTGCGGGCCGGCGAGGTCGCGCAGGGCGGTTCGAGCATCACCCAGCAGTACGTCAAGCAGGTGCTGCTGAACTCCGCCGGCACCGACGAGGAGCGCGACGCCGCCCTGGAGGCCAGCTACGCGCGCAAGCTGAACGAGCTGCGCTACGCCATGGGCGTGGAGGAGAAGTACACCAAGGACCAGATCCTGGAGAAATATCTGAACATCGCCTACTTCGGGGCAGGCGCGTACGGGGTGGAGGCGGCGGCCCGGCGCTTCTTCGGCGTCCCGGCGGCCGAGCTGACCCTGCCGCAGGCCGCGACGCTGGCCGGCGCCGTCCAGGACCCGAACGCCACCGACCCCAACCTGGGCAAGGAGCACCGTCAGCGGCTGCTGCACCGCCGCGACGTGGTGCTCGACCGGATGGCCGAGCTGGGGAAGATCACCCAGGCGGCGGCCGGCCAGGCCAAGAAGGCCAAGCTCGGCTACAAGGGCACGAAGCTGCCCGGCGGCTGCGAATCCAGCAAGTACCCCTACTTCTGCCTCTATGTCCGGCACGAGATCCTCGGCAACCCGGACTTCGGCCGCACCGCGAAGGAACGCCTGGCCACCCTCAACCGCGGCGGCCTGACGATCAGGACCACCCTGGACCCCGCCAGGCAGGCCGCCGCCGACCGCGCGATCCGCAGGTACGTCCACGCCTCCGACCACCCGGTCGCCGCCGAGGCCCTGGTCCGGCCGGGCACCGGCGCGATCCAGGCGATGGCGGCCAGCCGCCCGTACGGCAACGGCGAGGAGCGCGGCGAGATCTCCTACAACCTGGTCGCGGACGCCGCGCACGGTGGCGGCATCGGCTTCCAGGCGGGGTCCACGTTCAAGACGTTCACCCTGATCAGCGCTTTCAAGCAGGGCATGAAGGTGGACGACGGGTTCACGGTGAGCGCGGGCTACCGGGCGCCGGGCTACTCGACGTTCAAGAACTGCGCGGGCGAGAACATCGGCGACCCCACCCACACGGTCACCAACGACGAGGGCTCCCCCGGATGGAAGACCCTCCGGACGGGGACGTGGGGGTCGGTCAACACGTTCTTCATGGAGCTGGAGCGGCGGGTCGGCCTCTGCGAGACCGTGACCACGGCCAAGTCGCTCGGCATCAGGCGGGCCGACGGCCGCAAGCTGCGGGAGTACGAGACGTTCACGCTCGGCATCAACGAGATGGACCCGGTCACCGTGGCCGCCGCCTACGCGGCGATCGCGGCGCGCGGCTCCTACTGCGCGCCGATGGCGATCACCCGCATCACCGACCGCGACGGCGACACCACCCGGTACCGCCCCAAGTGCCGCCAGGCCCTCGAACCGGCCGTCGCGGACGCCACGGCGGACGTGCTGTCCGGCGTGTTCACCCGGGGCACCATGCGCGACGTCGGCGGCATCGGCCGGGACGCGGCCGGCAAGACCGGCACCACCGACGACTACGCGACCGCCTGGTTCGCCGGGTTCACCCCGGACCTGGCGGCGGCCGTCAGCATCGGCGACCCTCGGGGGTCGCAACGGCACAAGCTGGTCGGGGTGACGATCGGCGGGCGGTACTACGGGGTCGTGGCGGGGGCCAGCCTGCCGGGGCCCATCTGGAAGGACACGATGATCGGGGCGCTGAAGGGCGTGCCGGCGTCGTCCTTCACCCCGATCGACCCGTCCCGCTTCGGCGGCTGCACCACCCACTGCCGCCCCACCCCCACCGACTCCCAGACCCCGCGACCGGACCCCGAGCCAGGCGACAACGGCCGGCCCACAGGACTGGACGACACCCCTGACCCGGGCCCGGACACCGCCGGCACCACGGGCTCCGAGGGCGCTCCGGACGGACGCTAG
- a CDS encoding UBP-type zinc finger domain-containing protein has product MAMCEHLSKAEDPAARTPEGCEECLATGGRWVHLRRCLECGHIGCCDSSPSKHATAHYHSTSHPVVQSYERGEDWRWCYVDNQMG; this is encoded by the coding sequence ATGGCTATGTGCGAGCATCTTTCCAAGGCTGAAGACCCGGCGGCGCGCACCCCCGAGGGTTGTGAGGAGTGCCTGGCGACGGGCGGCCGCTGGGTGCACCTGCGGCGTTGCCTGGAGTGCGGCCACATCGGCTGCTGCGACTCCTCGCCCAGCAAGCACGCCACCGCCCACTACCACTCGACCTCCCACCCGGTGGTCCAGTCGTACGAGCGGGGCGAGGACTGGCGGTGGTGCTACGTGGACAACCAGATGGGGTGA
- a CDS encoding Na+/H+ antiporter, with product MSPILGLQLLLVAGGAIAVAAVARRKGWPAPLLLVAAGLLVSPLVPAVPLDPELVLYVFLPPLLYSAALDSSYLRLRDVKRAVALLSIGLVLFTAVVVGFVVHLMLPALPMPLAFALGAIIAPPDAVAAVAVGRRLGLPRQALTILIGESLFNDATALTLYRVAIGALTGGTIDLMHSGWQFLTATAGGVAIGLALAVAFAWLFTLTRDSLVENTLMLLIPFAAYLAAETVHASGVIAVVIVGLYLGYRMHLRGFGTRLVSDAVWKVTDFFLETIVFALIGLQLVTVIRGISGYSAWQVAGYAAAVLGVTILTRFVWVFTATSVIKLLSRRGSRAPTRQQSVILGWAGMRGVVSLAAAFALPPGVPPRDRAMLLFLTFTTVIGTLLVQGTTFPALIRRLGVSSDQEQYEDRLAEAAAQQAALEAGLAELERLVAEQDNEPDEIQKQVIDQLREKSWRRSLSAWERLGGGTGQGGAETPSNLYRRLRREMLQAERQVFVRLRDERRLDDEVLREVMAQLDFEEAILER from the coding sequence GTGAGTCCCATCCTGGGCCTGCAGCTGCTGCTGGTGGCGGGCGGCGCGATCGCGGTCGCCGCCGTGGCCAGACGCAAGGGCTGGCCCGCGCCGCTGCTGCTGGTCGCGGCCGGGCTGCTGGTGTCGCCGCTGGTGCCCGCGGTGCCGCTCGACCCCGAGCTGGTCCTGTACGTGTTCCTGCCGCCGCTGCTCTACTCCGCCGCGCTCGACAGCTCCTACCTGCGCCTGCGCGACGTCAAGCGGGCCGTGGCGCTGCTGTCGATCGGGCTGGTGCTGTTCACCGCGGTCGTGGTCGGGTTCGTCGTGCACCTGATGCTGCCGGCGCTGCCGATGCCGCTGGCGTTCGCGCTGGGCGCCATCATCGCGCCGCCCGACGCGGTGGCCGCCGTCGCGGTCGGCCGGCGGCTCGGGCTGCCGCGCCAGGCGCTGACCATCCTCATCGGCGAGAGCCTGTTCAACGACGCCACCGCGCTGACGCTCTACCGGGTGGCGATCGGCGCGCTCACCGGCGGCACCATCGACCTGATGCACAGCGGGTGGCAGTTCCTGACGGCGACGGCCGGCGGCGTGGCGATCGGGCTGGCGCTCGCGGTCGCGTTCGCGTGGTTGTTCACGCTGACCCGCGACTCGCTGGTCGAGAACACGCTCATGCTGCTCATCCCGTTCGCCGCCTACCTCGCGGCCGAGACCGTGCACGCCTCCGGCGTGATCGCGGTGGTCATCGTCGGCCTCTACCTCGGCTACCGCATGCACCTGCGCGGGTTCGGCACCCGGCTGGTGTCCGACGCGGTGTGGAAGGTCACCGACTTCTTCCTGGAGACGATCGTGTTCGCGCTGATCGGGCTCCAGCTCGTCACCGTGATCCGCGGCATCTCCGGCTACAGCGCCTGGCAGGTGGCCGGCTACGCCGCCGCGGTGCTGGGCGTGACCATTCTCACTCGGTTCGTGTGGGTGTTCACCGCCACGTCCGTCATCAAGCTCCTCAGCCGCCGGGGCTCGCGCGCGCCCACCCGGCAGCAGAGCGTCATCCTGGGATGGGCGGGCATGCGCGGCGTCGTGTCGCTGGCGGCGGCCTTCGCCCTCCCGCCCGGCGTGCCGCCGCGCGACCGGGCCATGCTGCTGTTCCTGACGTTCACCACCGTGATCGGCACGCTGCTCGTCCAGGGCACCACGTTCCCCGCGCTGATCCGGCGGCTGGGGGTCTCCAGCGACCAGGAGCAGTACGAGGACCGCCTGGCCGAGGCGGCCGCCCAGCAGGCGGCGCTGGAAGCCGGCCTCGCCGAGCTGGAGCGGCTGGTGGCCGAGCAGGACAACGAGCCCGACGAGATCCAGAAACAGGTCATCGACCAGCTCAGGGAGAAGTCGTGGCGGCGCTCGCTCAGCGCCTGGGAGCGGCTCGGCGGCGGCACCGGGCAGGGCGGCGCCGAGACGCCGAGCAACCTCTACCGGCGCCTGCGGCGCGAGATGCTCCAGGCCGAGCGGCAGGTCTTCGTGCGCCTGCGCGACGAGCGGCGGCTGGACGACGAGGTGCTGCGCGAGGTGATGGCCCAGCTCGACTTCGAGGAGGCCATCCTCGAACGCTGA
- a CDS encoding ATP-dependent DNA helicase: protein MRVAFSAVPDSHLPSVDELLSIAVNAVGGSERPGQVTMVRAVQQAIDADEHLAVQAGTGTGKSLAYLVPSIRHAMDSDKPVVVSTATIALQRQLVDRDLPRLAEALGKELPHEPTFAILKGRRNYLCRYKATAGWPEDDEQDQLFDPREVSATGRMVQRIQEWAEETETGDRDELVPGVSEQAWRQFSVSAQECLGANRCPSGAECFAELARQRAGEVDVVVTNHALLAIDAMGDLPVLPEHKVVVVDEAHELVDRVTSVVTGELSELTVSLAVRRVGRLIEQSVADQLQEAGEDLKALLAAAPPGRVDDLPQVLALTLQLIRDTAWRCVTALGPRNADKDDPDKAGQRKAAFTALDEVHDTAVRMLEAYGHASEADRAEVVWLDAGTDRRPPALRVAPLTVSGMLRDKLFGERTVVLTSATLALGGTFDGLAAQWGLGGSGEWQGIDVGSPFDHPRAGILYVAKHLPQPGRDGLPQQYLDEIAELIEAAGGRTLGLFSSMRAAKAATEALRDRLDVPLLCQGDDSTMLLVKQFAEDEPTCLFGTLSLWQGVDVPGPSLRLVIIDRVPFPRPDDPLTSARQRHVAARGGNGFMAVAANHAALLLAQGAGRLLRSQHDKGVIAVLDPRLATARYSGFLLGSLPPFWRTTDPAVPRAALKRLAAEPTDA from the coding sequence ATGCGGGTAGCGTTTAGTGCCGTGCCGGACTCCCATCTCCCGTCAGTGGACGAACTGCTCAGCATCGCGGTCAACGCCGTCGGAGGGAGCGAACGGCCGGGCCAGGTCACCATGGTCCGGGCCGTGCAGCAGGCCATCGACGCCGACGAGCACCTGGCGGTCCAGGCCGGCACGGGCACCGGCAAGTCGCTGGCCTACCTGGTCCCCTCGATCCGCCACGCCATGGACAGCGACAAGCCCGTGGTCGTCTCCACCGCCACGATCGCGCTGCAGCGCCAGCTCGTCGACCGCGACCTGCCGAGGCTCGCCGAGGCGCTGGGCAAGGAGCTGCCGCACGAGCCGACGTTCGCCATCCTGAAGGGCCGCCGCAACTACCTGTGCCGCTACAAGGCGACGGCCGGCTGGCCCGAGGACGACGAGCAGGACCAGCTCTTCGACCCGCGCGAGGTCAGCGCCACCGGCCGCATGGTGCAGCGCATCCAGGAGTGGGCCGAGGAGACCGAGACCGGCGACCGCGACGAGCTGGTGCCGGGCGTGAGCGAGCAGGCGTGGCGGCAGTTCTCCGTCAGCGCCCAGGAGTGCCTGGGCGCCAACCGCTGCCCCAGCGGCGCCGAGTGCTTCGCCGAGTTGGCCAGGCAGCGGGCCGGCGAGGTCGACGTCGTGGTCACCAACCACGCGCTGCTCGCCATCGACGCCATGGGCGACCTGCCGGTGCTGCCCGAGCACAAGGTCGTGGTCGTCGACGAGGCCCACGAGCTGGTCGACCGGGTCACCTCGGTGGTCACCGGCGAGCTGTCGGAGCTGACCGTGTCGCTGGCCGTGCGGCGGGTCGGCCGCCTCATCGAGCAGTCGGTCGCCGACCAGCTCCAGGAGGCGGGCGAAGACCTGAAGGCGCTGCTCGCCGCCGCCCCGCCCGGCCGCGTCGACGACCTGCCGCAGGTGCTCGCGCTGACCCTGCAGCTCATCCGCGACACCGCCTGGCGCTGCGTCACGGCCCTCGGGCCGCGCAACGCCGACAAGGACGACCCCGACAAGGCGGGCCAGCGCAAGGCCGCGTTCACCGCCCTCGACGAGGTGCACGACACGGCGGTGCGCATGCTGGAGGCGTACGGGCACGCCTCCGAGGCCGACCGGGCCGAGGTCGTCTGGCTCGACGCCGGCACCGACCGCCGTCCGCCCGCGCTGCGCGTCGCCCCGCTCACCGTCAGCGGCATGCTGCGCGACAAGCTGTTCGGCGAGCGCACGGTGGTCCTCACCTCCGCCACGCTCGCCCTGGGCGGCACGTTCGACGGGCTCGCGGCGCAGTGGGGGCTCGGCGGGTCCGGCGAGTGGCAGGGCATCGACGTCGGCTCCCCCTTCGACCACCCGAGGGCCGGCATCCTGTACGTCGCCAAGCACCTGCCCCAGCCGGGCCGCGACGGCCTGCCGCAGCAGTACCTCGACGAGATCGCCGAGCTGATCGAGGCGGCCGGTGGCCGCACGCTCGGCCTGTTCTCCTCGATGCGCGCCGCCAAGGCCGCGACGGAGGCGCTGCGCGACCGCCTCGACGTGCCGCTGCTGTGCCAGGGCGACGACTCGACGATGCTGCTGGTCAAGCAGTTCGCCGAGGACGAGCCCACCTGCCTGTTCGGCACCCTGTCGCTGTGGCAGGGCGTGGACGTGCCGGGGCCGTCGCTGCGGCTCGTCATCATCGACCGGGTGCCGTTCCCGCGCCCCGACGACCCGCTCACCTCCGCCCGGCAGCGGCACGTGGCGGCGCGGGGCGGCAACGGCTTCATGGCGGTCGCCGCCAACCACGCGGCGCTGCTGCTCGCCCAGGGGGCGGGGCGGCTGCTGCGCTCGCAGCACGACAAGGGCGTGATCGCCGTGCTCGACCCGCGCCTCGCGACGGCCCGCTACTCGGGCTTCCTGCTGGGCTCGCTGCCGCCGTTCTGGCGCACCACCGACCCGGCCGTCCCCCGGGCCGCGCTCAAGCGCCTCGCGGCCGAGCCGACGGACGCCTGA
- a CDS encoding SGNH/GDSL hydrolase family protein: MRHYKSFVALGDSFTEGLNDPGPDGHYRGWADRVAERLAADDPSFRYANLAVRGKLLDQIIAEQVPVAVEMAPDLVSFCAGGNDLLRPGSDPDVMAKKLAGAVRDLRAGGADVLLFTGVDPRDTPLMRRLRGRFAVFYLHLRSIADLYGCRLVDQWSMQGLRDWRAWSPDRLHMNEDGHRLVAARVLDVLGVPFDDWRKDWPAQRADPRARRREDAQWIREHLVPWVSRRLRGVSSGDGLTPKRPDLTPWI; encoded by the coding sequence ATGAGGCACTACAAGTCCTTCGTCGCCCTGGGCGACAGCTTCACCGAAGGACTGAACGACCCGGGCCCCGACGGCCACTACCGTGGCTGGGCCGACCGGGTCGCCGAGCGGCTGGCCGCCGACGACCCCTCCTTCCGCTACGCCAACCTGGCGGTGCGCGGCAAGCTGCTCGACCAGATCATCGCCGAGCAGGTGCCGGTGGCCGTCGAGATGGCGCCCGACCTGGTCAGCTTCTGCGCCGGCGGCAACGACCTGCTCAGGCCGGGCAGCGACCCCGACGTGATGGCCAAGAAGCTCGCCGGCGCCGTCCGCGACCTGCGCGCGGGCGGGGCGGACGTGCTGCTGTTCACCGGGGTCGACCCGCGCGACACGCCGCTCATGCGCCGCCTGCGCGGCCGCTTCGCCGTCTTCTACCTGCACCTGCGCTCCATCGCCGACCTGTACGGGTGCCGGCTCGTGGACCAGTGGTCGATGCAGGGGCTGCGCGACTGGCGGGCGTGGAGCCCCGACCGGCTGCACATGAACGAGGACGGGCACCGGCTCGTCGCCGCGCGGGTGCTGGACGTGCTCGGGGTGCCGTTCGACGACTGGCGCAAGGACTGGCCGGCGCAGCGCGCGGACCCGCGGGCGCGGCGGCGCGAGGACGCGCAGTGGATCAGGGAGCACCTGGTGCCGTGGGTGTCGCGCCGCCTGCGCGGCGTCTCCTCGGGCGACGGCCTCACGCCGAAGCGTCCCGACCTCACGCCCTGGATCTGA
- the aroQ gene encoding type II 3-dehydroquinate dehydratase → MILVLNGPNLGRLGTREPDVYGSETFEDVAALCRDTGRKLGEHVEVRQTDDEAELVHWLHEAADGRIPVVLNPAAFTHYSYALRDAIAQRRAPLVEVHLTNPAAREEFRHTSVVAGVATGTIAGFGLQSYVLALHAIAEMNTTS, encoded by the coding sequence ATGATCCTCGTGCTCAACGGGCCCAACCTGGGCCGGCTCGGCACCCGCGAGCCCGACGTCTACGGCTCGGAGACGTTCGAGGACGTCGCCGCGCTCTGCCGCGACACCGGCAGGAAGCTGGGCGAGCACGTCGAGGTCCGCCAGACCGACGACGAGGCCGAGCTGGTCCACTGGCTGCACGAGGCCGCCGACGGCCGCATCCCGGTGGTGCTCAACCCGGCCGCGTTCACCCACTACTCCTACGCGCTGCGCGACGCCATCGCCCAGCGCCGGGCCCCGCTCGTCGAGGTCCACCTCACCAACCCCGCGGCCAGGGAAGAGTTCCGGCACACCTCCGTCGTCGCCGGGGTGGCGACGGGCACCATCGCCGGCTTCGGACTACAGTCGTACGTCCTTGCGCTGCACGCTATCGCGGAGATGAACACCACCTCATGA
- the aroB gene encoding 3-dehydroquinate synthase — MSGATRITVRGDDPYDVVVGTGVLAELPTLFRPGVRTVAVIHPQGLPELARPVCEAIAAAGHEVAALPVPDGERAKTAEVAAGLWSALGRHGVTRSDAVVGVGGGATTDLAGFVAGTWLRGVQVVLVPTTLLAMVDAAVGGKNGIDTPEGKNLVGTFLPPAGVLCELSTLDGVPRDDYRAGLAEVIKGGFIADPEILRLVEADPEGAVRPDGPHTRELIERKIRVKADVVGADLREAGLREILNYGHTLAHAIERDRHYEIRHGEAVAIGMVYAAELSRLAGRADLVARTRRILTAVGLPVSYRADAWPRLRDHMRLDKKNRGAKQRFVVLDDLARPGRLEDPAEELLEAAYKEISA; from the coding sequence ATGAGCGGGGCCACCAGGATCACCGTGCGCGGCGACGACCCGTACGACGTCGTGGTCGGCACCGGCGTGCTGGCCGAGCTGCCCACGCTGTTCAGGCCCGGCGTCCGCACCGTCGCCGTCATCCACCCGCAGGGCCTGCCCGAGCTGGCCAGGCCGGTGTGCGAGGCGATCGCCGCGGCCGGGCACGAGGTCGCCGCCCTGCCGGTGCCCGACGGCGAGCGGGCCAAGACCGCCGAGGTCGCCGCCGGCCTGTGGTCGGCGCTCGGCCGCCACGGCGTGACCCGCTCCGACGCCGTCGTCGGCGTCGGCGGCGGCGCGACCACCGACCTCGCCGGCTTCGTGGCCGGCACGTGGCTGCGCGGCGTGCAGGTCGTGCTCGTGCCCACCACGCTGCTGGCCATGGTCGACGCCGCGGTCGGCGGCAAGAACGGCATCGACACGCCCGAGGGCAAGAACCTCGTCGGCACGTTCCTGCCGCCCGCGGGCGTGTTGTGCGAGCTGTCCACGCTCGACGGCGTGCCCCGCGACGACTACCGCGCCGGCCTCGCCGAGGTGATCAAGGGCGGCTTCATCGCCGACCCCGAGATCCTGCGGCTGGTCGAGGCCGACCCCGAGGGCGCCGTCCGGCCCGACGGCCCGCACACCCGCGAGCTCATCGAGCGCAAGATCCGCGTCAAGGCCGACGTCGTGGGCGCCGACCTGCGCGAGGCGGGCCTGCGCGAGATCCTCAACTACGGTCACACGCTGGCCCACGCCATCGAGCGCGACCGGCACTACGAGATCCGTCACGGCGAGGCCGTCGCCATCGGCATGGTCTACGCCGCCGAGCTGTCCCGCCTGGCCGGGCGGGCCGACCTCGTCGCGCGCACCCGGCGGATCCTGACCGCCGTCGGGCTGCCCGTCTCCTACCGGGCCGACGCCTGGCCGCGGCTGCGCGACCACATGCGGCTGGACAAGAAGAACCGCGGCGCCAAGCAGCGGTTCGTGGTCCTCGACGACCTCGCCAGGCCCGGGCGGCTCGAAGACCCGGCGGAAGAGCTGCTCGAAGCGGCGTACAAGGAGATCTCGGCATGA
- a CDS encoding shikimate kinase, producing the protein MTAKAVLIGPPGSGKTTLGLLLAERLGVAFRDTDADVEAVAGKPVSDIFVEDGEERFRELEHEAVRRALAEHDGVLSLGGGAVLHAETQALLAGQHVVYLQVGLADAVQRVGLASARPLLVLNPRSRLKKLMEERRPVYERLAAVTVVTDGREPRELADEIVKGLPA; encoded by the coding sequence ATGACGGCCAAGGCTGTGCTGATAGGCCCACCCGGCTCCGGCAAGACCACGCTCGGGCTGCTGCTGGCCGAGCGGCTCGGCGTCGCGTTCCGCGACACCGACGCCGACGTCGAGGCGGTGGCGGGCAAGCCCGTCTCCGACATCTTCGTCGAGGACGGCGAGGAGCGCTTCCGCGAGCTGGAGCACGAGGCGGTGCGCCGCGCCCTGGCCGAGCACGACGGCGTGCTGTCGCTCGGCGGCGGCGCCGTGCTGCACGCCGAGACGCAGGCCCTGCTGGCCGGCCAGCACGTCGTCTACCTGCAGGTGGGGCTGGCCGACGCGGTCCAGCGGGTCGGGCTCGCCTCGGCCCGGCCGCTGCTGGTGCTCAACCCGCGCAGCCGGCTGAAGAAGCTGATGGAGGAGCGGCGGCCCGTCTACGAGCGGCTGGCCGCCGTCACCGTGGTCACCGACGGGCGCGAGCCGCGCGAGCTGGCCGACGAGATCGTGAAGGGGCTGCCGGCATGA